The genomic interval CAGAAGCCCCACatggactgcagaattaataattCCAGCCACCCACACTCCAGCCACCACTGCAATGCACACTTCCTTCCTCATAATAACTGTGTACTGCAAAGGGTGGCAGATAGCAGCATAGCGATCAAAGGCCATAAATGAGAGGAGCAAGAGCTCTGTCCCCAAAGCCCATAATAAAAAGTATACCTGTGCCATGCAGCCAAAAAAGGAGATGGTCTTCCTGTGAGCCAGTGTAGCCTGCAGCATATTGGGGATGGTCACTGAGATACAGAGCATGTTTGCTAGGGACAAATTGATGAGCAAGAAATACATTGGGGTGTGGAGCTTGCTGCAAGTCCCTATagtgaagatgaagaggaggttGAATCCCAAAGCAGCTGCGTAAACAAAAGTGAATCCCACGAAGATGGTCATCTCATGTTCATGAGAGTTGGATAAGCCCACCAAGATAAACTCATAGATGGCTGATTGGTTCTGTGGCATTTCCATATGGTCTGAATTTAGGCTGGATTCACACCAGTTCTAACCAAGAGACCTGTATATTGCTAAGACTAGGGTGAACAAGAAGATTTTATGATTATTAGTAGATGTAGTAGATATTTCATTGCAAAATAAACTCAGAGGTCTGTCTAAACTCAGAGGTCTGTGGAGAGCTTTGGCAGAACGAGAATATGCTCTTGAAACCATGTATGTCTGTAGTCATGAGTGCACTTTGGAATAAGCCAATGTGAGCATGCCAATA from Sceloporus undulatus isolate JIND9_A2432 ecotype Alabama chromosome 6, SceUnd_v1.1, whole genome shotgun sequence carries:
- the LOC121935600 gene encoding LOW QUALITY PROTEIN: olfactory receptor 13G1-like (The sequence of the model RefSeq protein was modified relative to this genomic sequence to represent the inferred CDS: deleted 2 bases in 1 codon; substituted 1 base at 1 genomic stop codon), encoding MKYLLHLLIIIIFLFTLVLAIYRSLGXNWCESSLNSDHMEMPQNQSAIYEFILVGLSNSHEHEMTIFVGFTFVYAAALGFNLLFIFTIGTCSKLHTPMYFLLINLSLANMLCISVTIPNMLQATLAHRKTISFFGCMAQVYFLLWALGTELLLLSFMAFDRYAAICHPLQYTVIMRKEVCIAVVAGVWVAGIINSAVHVGLLLRLSFCDSNIINHFFCDLPPLLVLSCSDVSLNEIMSYASDAVFSMGSCMLTLASYSFILTTILRIRSSEGKKKAFSTCSSHLLVVSFYFSTIIYTYIRPTSVYSQEEDKVIAILYSAVTPLLNPIIYSLRNKEVKEALKKLLSRSMLRINVR